In a genomic window of Streptococcus oralis:
- a CDS encoding bacteriocin immunity protein → MAEPNLESLIKDLYNHARQGLSEELVAALLETAKKLPTTNEQLLAVRLSGLVNLELFRNPKHPAPELINLARFIKREEAKYRGTAVSAIMFGELFKML, encoded by the coding sequence ATGGCAGAACCAAACCTAGAAAGCCTTATAAAAGATCTCTATAATCATGCCCGTCAGGGCTTGAGTGAAGAGTTAGTCGCTGCTCTCCTAGAGACTGCTAAGAAACTGCCTACTACAAATGAGCAGTTATTAGCAGTCCGTCTCTCAGGTCTGGTCAATCTTGAATTGTTCAGAAATCCCAAACACCCAGCACCTGAGTTGATCAACTTGGCTCGCTTTATCAAAAGGGAAGAAGCCAAGTACAGGGGCACTGCAGTTTCTGCTATCATGTTTGGAGAACTCTTTAAAATGCTTTGA